In Planifilum fimeticola, one DNA window encodes the following:
- a CDS encoding aspartate carbamoyltransferase catalytic subunit has translation MVFAQTRRLHHLIDTKDLSREEIDHLLERARYWEGKGEAEESPFRGRFAANLFFEPSTRTRFSFEVAERRLGMEVLRFEEGTSSTVKGESLLDTLRTLEALGVDVAVIRRGAPDILGELARRIRDIRLVNAGEGCTAHPTQALLDLYTLQKHFGEVKGLTVAMIGDLRHSRVVRSNLWSLKTFGARVILSGPESMRAPELEEYAPYVPLEEAIRQADAVMMLRVQLERHREALFSSAEEYHRAYGLTVERFARMSPHAVIMHPGPVNRGVEIADELVEHPRSKIFEQMACGVPVRMAVLEWAMEGGERG, from the coding sequence ATGGTGTTTGCACAGACGAGGCGCTTGCATCACCTGATCGACACGAAGGATCTGAGCCGGGAGGAGATCGACCACCTGCTCGAGCGGGCCCGGTACTGGGAGGGGAAGGGAGAAGCGGAGGAAAGTCCCTTCCGCGGCCGGTTTGCCGCCAACCTGTTTTTCGAACCCAGCACCCGGACGCGGTTCTCCTTTGAAGTGGCGGAGAGGCGACTCGGGATGGAGGTGCTCCGGTTTGAGGAAGGGACCTCCAGTACCGTGAAAGGGGAATCCCTCCTGGACACCCTGCGCACCCTGGAAGCCCTCGGCGTCGATGTGGCCGTGATCAGACGCGGCGCCCCCGACATCCTCGGGGAACTGGCCCGTCGCATCCGGGACATCCGCCTGGTAAACGCCGGGGAGGGGTGCACGGCCCATCCGACGCAAGCCCTTCTCGATTTGTACACCCTGCAGAAGCACTTCGGAGAGGTGAAGGGGCTCACTGTGGCGATGATCGGCGATCTCCGGCACAGCCGGGTGGTCCGCTCCAACCTGTGGTCCCTGAAAACGTTCGGCGCCCGGGTGATTCTGAGCGGGCCGGAATCGATGCGGGCGCCGGAGCTGGAGGAGTACGCTCCGTACGTCCCGCTGGAGGAAGCGATTCGTCAGGCGGACGCGGTGATGATGCTCCGGGTTCAGCTGGAACGGCACCGGGAAGCGCTGTTTTCGTCGGCGGAAGAGTACCACAGGGCCTACGGATTGACGGTGGAACGGTTTGCCCGCATGAGCCCCCACGCGGTCATTATGCACCCGGGTCCGGTCAACCGGGGAGTGGAGATCGCCGATGAGCTGGTCGAACATCCCCGTTCCAAAATCTTCGAGCAGATGGCCTGCGGCGTGCCGGTGCGGATGGCCGTACTGGAATGGGCGATGGAAGGAGGAGAGAGGGGATGA
- the pyrR gene encoding bifunctional pyr operon transcriptional regulator/uracil phosphoribosyltransferase PyrR, whose protein sequence is MAAGKIILDEAAIRRALTRIAHEILERNKGVKDCVLIGIRTRGIYLARRLADRIRTIEGESVPVGELDITLYRDDLSEKAEQPEVRGTEIPFEIHGKKVILVDDVLYTGRTVRAAMDALIDRGRPQMIQLAVLIDRGHRELPIRPDYVGKNVPTSRDEVISVLVSEFDKEDQVILGKRNTPL, encoded by the coding sequence GTGGCTGCGGGAAAGATCATTCTGGATGAGGCGGCGATCCGCCGGGCTTTGACGCGGATTGCCCACGAGATCCTGGAGAGGAACAAGGGTGTGAAGGATTGCGTCCTGATCGGAATCCGGACCCGTGGCATCTACCTGGCCAGGCGGTTGGCGGACCGGATTCGGACGATCGAGGGCGAATCGGTGCCCGTTGGGGAGCTGGACATCACCCTGTATCGGGACGATTTGTCGGAGAAGGCGGAGCAGCCCGAGGTGCGGGGCACGGAAATCCCCTTCGAGATCCACGGGAAAAAGGTGATTTTGGTCGATGACGTCCTGTACACGGGTCGGACCGTGCGGGCGGCGATGGATGCGCTGATCGACCGGGGACGCCCCCAGATGATCCAGCTCGCCGTCCTGATCGACCGGGGGCACCGCGAATTGCCGATCCGTCCCGACTATGTGGGAAAAAACGTGCCCACCTCCCGGGATGAAGTCATCTCGGTCCTCGTTTCGGAATTTGACAAGGAAGATCAAGTGATTCTCGGAAAACGGAACACCCCCCTTTAA
- the carB gene encoding carbamoyl-phosphate synthase large subunit, whose translation MPKDSRLKKILVIGSGPIVIGQAAEFDYAGTQACQALREEGVEVVLVNSNPATIMTDTHMADKVYIEPLTPDFLIQVIRKERPDGLLPTLGGQTGLNLSVELAKRGILEREGVRLLGTDLAAIIRAEDRKQFRALMEELGEPVPQSAIVQSVEEAVRFADGAGYPAIVRPAYTLGGTGGGIAGSEEELREIAENGLRYSPIRQCLIEKSIAGYKEIEYEVMRDAADNCIVVCNMENVDPVGVHTGDSIVVAPTQTLSDRDHQRLRSAALRIIRALDIRGGCNVQFALDPQSDQYYVIEVNPRVSRSSALASKATGYPIARIAAKIAIGYTLDELMNPVTGQTYACFEPTIDYVVCKIPRWPFDKFSSANRKLGSQMKATGEVMAIGRILEESLLKALRSLEIGADHLFLESAEHLADEELKRRLKVPDDERLFLLAEWFRRGGSEEEAHRLTGIDPFFLHKIEGIVEMERRLAQQGELEPDLLREAKRMGFTDRVIARLCRTTENAVRSLRRDLDIRPVYKMVDTCAAEFDAATPYYYATYEREDEVIQGRKPTVLVLGSGPIRIGQGIEFDYATVHAIHALREAGYEAVIINNNPETVSTDFNISDRLYFEPLYIEDVLHVIEKENPVGVIVQFGGQTALNLARELAREGIDILGTPLDAIDRAEDREKFERLLAEAGIPQPPGAAVTSVEEALAKAEALGFPVLVRPSYVLGGRAMEIVHSPGELRSYMEEAVKVNPEHPVLIDRYLRGKELEVDALCDGETVLIPGIMEHIERAGVHSGDSIAVYPTQSVTPDQKERLVAITTQIARSLRIRGLVNIQFVLYGGEIYVLEVNPRASRTVPFLSKVTGIPMAQVATRIMLGESLPSQGYRSGLWPENGDVAVKVPVFSFAKLRSVDVTLGPEMKSTGEVMGRDRDVARALYKGLLAAGLSLPKFGTVIATIGDKDKEEAVPLMRRFHQLGYRIVATHGTADVLEKEGLPVERVNKLKEGSPHILDYIRQGKADLVVNTWTRGRTPERDGFRIRREAVEHGIACLTSLDTVSALLDTLESITLTAEPIGFQSSPARSRKEVVVG comes from the coding sequence ATGCCTAAGGATTCGAGGTTGAAAAAGATTTTGGTGATCGGCTCCGGTCCGATCGTGATCGGACAGGCCGCCGAGTTCGATTACGCCGGTACCCAGGCGTGCCAAGCCCTGCGGGAAGAAGGGGTGGAGGTGGTGCTGGTCAACAGCAACCCGGCGACGATCATGACCGACACCCACATGGCGGACAAGGTGTACATCGAACCCCTCACTCCCGACTTTCTCATCCAGGTGATCCGCAAGGAGCGGCCGGACGGCCTCCTGCCCACCCTGGGAGGTCAGACGGGGCTCAACTTGTCGGTGGAACTGGCCAAACGGGGCATTTTGGAAAGGGAAGGGGTTCGCCTTTTGGGTACGGATCTCGCCGCCATCATCCGGGCGGAGGATCGAAAGCAGTTCCGGGCCCTGATGGAGGAACTGGGGGAACCGGTGCCTCAGAGCGCCATCGTCCAATCGGTGGAGGAGGCCGTTCGCTTTGCCGACGGCGCCGGGTATCCCGCCATCGTCCGCCCCGCCTACACCCTGGGCGGAACCGGCGGGGGGATCGCAGGCAGCGAGGAAGAGCTCCGGGAGATCGCCGAGAACGGGTTGAGGTACAGTCCCATCCGTCAGTGCCTCATCGAAAAAAGCATCGCCGGCTACAAGGAGATCGAATATGAAGTGATGCGGGATGCCGCCGACAACTGCATCGTGGTCTGCAATATGGAAAACGTGGACCCCGTGGGCGTCCATACCGGGGACAGCATCGTGGTCGCCCCCACGCAAACGCTGTCGGATCGGGATCACCAGCGGCTGCGCTCCGCCGCCCTGCGCATCATCCGCGCCCTGGACATCCGCGGCGGCTGCAATGTCCAGTTCGCCCTGGATCCCCAAAGCGACCAGTATTACGTCATCGAAGTGAATCCCCGGGTCAGCCGGTCCAGTGCCCTCGCCTCCAAGGCCACCGGATATCCGATCGCCCGGATTGCCGCAAAAATCGCGATCGGCTACACTCTGGACGAGCTGATGAATCCGGTGACCGGCCAGACCTACGCCTGTTTCGAGCCGACCATCGACTACGTGGTCTGCAAGATCCCGCGCTGGCCCTTTGACAAGTTCTCCTCGGCCAACCGCAAATTGGGCAGCCAGATGAAGGCGACGGGAGAAGTGATGGCCATCGGCCGCATCCTGGAGGAATCCCTCCTGAAGGCCCTGCGCTCCTTGGAGATCGGAGCGGACCATCTCTTTCTCGAGTCGGCGGAGCATTTGGCCGATGAAGAGCTGAAGCGGCGTCTGAAGGTGCCGGACGATGAACGGCTCTTCCTCCTGGCGGAGTGGTTCCGCCGGGGTGGAAGCGAAGAAGAAGCGCACCGGCTCACCGGAATCGATCCCTTTTTCCTGCACAAGATCGAAGGAATCGTGGAGATGGAACGCCGATTGGCGCAGCAAGGGGAACTCGAACCCGACCTGCTGCGGGAGGCGAAACGGATGGGTTTTACCGACCGCGTCATCGCCCGCCTGTGCCGGACCACGGAGAACGCGGTCCGTTCACTGCGCCGGGACCTGGACATCCGACCCGTTTACAAGATGGTGGATACCTGCGCGGCCGAGTTTGACGCCGCCACCCCGTACTATTACGCCACCTACGAACGGGAGGACGAGGTGATCCAGGGGAGAAAGCCGACCGTCCTCGTCCTGGGTTCGGGCCCCATCCGCATCGGGCAGGGGATCGAGTTCGATTACGCTACCGTGCACGCGATCCACGCCCTCCGGGAGGCGGGATACGAGGCGGTGATCATCAACAACAATCCGGAGACGGTTTCCACGGATTTCAACATCTCCGACCGGCTCTACTTCGAACCCCTGTACATCGAGGACGTTCTCCACGTGATCGAAAAGGAAAACCCCGTGGGCGTCATCGTCCAGTTCGGAGGGCAGACTGCCCTCAATCTGGCCCGGGAACTGGCCCGGGAGGGGATTGACATCCTGGGCACGCCGCTGGATGCGATCGATCGGGCGGAGGATCGGGAGAAGTTCGAGCGGCTGCTGGCGGAAGCGGGCATTCCCCAGCCTCCCGGCGCGGCGGTCACATCGGTGGAGGAGGCCCTGGCGAAAGCGGAAGCCCTGGGATTCCCGGTGCTGGTCCGCCCCTCCTACGTACTGGGCGGACGGGCGATGGAGATCGTCCACAGCCCAGGAGAGCTTCGCTCCTACATGGAGGAGGCGGTCAAGGTGAATCCGGAGCATCCGGTGCTGATCGACCGCTATCTCAGGGGGAAAGAGCTGGAGGTGGACGCCCTCTGTGACGGGGAGACCGTGCTGATTCCCGGTATCATGGAACACATCGAACGGGCCGGGGTCCATTCCGGCGATTCCATCGCCGTCTATCCCACCCAATCGGTCACCCCCGACCAGAAGGAGCGGCTGGTGGCTATTACCACCCAGATTGCCCGTTCCCTCCGCATCCGGGGGCTCGTCAATATCCAGTTCGTCCTCTACGGCGGAGAGATCTACGTCCTGGAGGTGAATCCGCGCGCTTCCCGCACCGTTCCCTTCCTCAGCAAGGTGACGGGAATTCCCATGGCGCAGGTGGCCACCCGGATCATGTTGGGGGAAAGTCTTCCCTCCCAGGGATATCGGAGTGGGCTGTGGCCGGAGAACGGAGACGTGGCGGTGAAAGTGCCCGTTTTCTCCTTCGCCAAGCTGCGCAGCGTCGATGTTACCCTCGGGCCGGAGATGAAATCGACCGGCGAGGTGATGGGGCGTGACAGGGACGTGGCCCGCGCCTTGTACAAGGGGCTTCTCGCCGCCGGCCTCTCCCTGCCGAAATTCGGGACGGTGATCGCCACCATCGGCGACAAGGACAAGGAGGAAGCCGTGCCGCTGATGCGCCGCTTTCACCAGCTGGGCTACCGGATCGTCGCCACCCATGGGACGGCGGATGTGCTGGAGAAGGAGGGACTTCCGGTGGAGCGGGTCAACAAGTTGAAGGAAGGCTCTCCCCACATTCTGGACTATATCCGGCAGGGTAAGGCCGATCTGGTGGTGAACACCTGGACCCGCGGACGGACGCCGGAGAGGGACGGCTTCCGCATCCGGCGGGAAGCGGTGGAACACGGCATCGCCTGTCTCACCTCGCTGGACACGGTGTCGGCGCTGCTTGACACCTTGGAGTCGATCACCCTCACCGCCGAACCGATCGGTTTTCAGTCTTCGCCGGCTCGGTCGCGGAAAGAGGTGGTGGTCGGATGA
- the lspA gene encoding signal peptidase II, with protein MRYYGISLAVLLLDQVTKWLVLDRMKLYESIPVVDGIFYITSHRNRGAAFGILQNQQWFFIPVTLIVVAVLIYYLWVFRRARPLASWSFSLILGGAVGNLIDRIRMGEVVDFLDFQLINYPIFNVADSAIVIGVALFILDMIKNPAKETGNRFSEVRDGR; from the coding sequence TTGAGGTATTACGGGATTTCTCTGGCGGTTCTCCTGCTCGATCAGGTGACAAAATGGCTGGTTCTGGACCGGATGAAGCTCTATGAATCGATTCCCGTGGTGGACGGGATTTTTTACATTACATCGCATCGAAATCGAGGGGCCGCTTTCGGGATTTTGCAAAATCAGCAATGGTTTTTCATCCCTGTCACGTTAATCGTGGTGGCGGTCCTCATCTATTATTTGTGGGTTTTCCGTCGGGCGCGCCCCTTAGCTTCCTGGTCCTTTTCCCTGATCCTCGGCGGGGCCGTCGGCAATCTGATCGACAGGATACGGATGGGAGAAGTGGTGGACTTTCTGGATTTTCAACTGATCAATTATCCGATTTTCAACGTGGCCGATTCGGCGATCGTCATCGGCGTGGCCCTGTTTATTCTCGACATGATTAAAAACCCGGCCAAGGAAACCGGCAATCGATTTTCCGAAGTGAGGGACGGACGTTGA
- the carA gene encoding glutamine-hydrolyzing carbamoyl-phosphate synthase small subunit has translation MRGRLLLEDGTLFEGESFGAEGEVVGEVVFNTGMTGYQEVLTDPSYCGQIVAMTYPLIGNVGLNRDEGEAFRPFVHGFVVRDYAEFPSHWRSEQTLAGWLKEHGIVGIAGIDTRMLTRKIRNQGTMKGLLTTREKSLSGMLEKLERTPLLRDPVSRVSTRSAYTSPGFGKRVVLVDLGVKYGILRELVRRGCDVVVVPHDTPSEEIDRLRPDGVLLSNGPGNPKNLPRTIDTVTKLLGRYPLFGICLGHQVLALACGADTEKMKFGHRGGNHPVKDLESGRTVITSQNHGYAVKKESVAGTPLEITHIALNDGTVEGLRHRELPVFSVQYHPEAAPGPRDSGFLFDRFLELMDRRRRKEETDA, from the coding sequence ATGCGGGGCCGTTTGTTGTTGGAGGACGGAACGCTGTTTGAGGGAGAGTCCTTCGGAGCCGAAGGGGAAGTCGTCGGGGAGGTCGTCTTCAACACCGGGATGACCGGGTACCAGGAGGTGCTGACCGACCCCTCCTACTGCGGGCAGATTGTCGCCATGACGTACCCTTTGATCGGAAATGTCGGGTTGAACCGGGACGAGGGAGAGGCGTTTCGTCCCTTCGTTCACGGTTTCGTCGTGCGGGATTACGCCGAATTTCCCAGCCACTGGCGGAGTGAGCAGACGCTGGCCGGGTGGCTGAAGGAACACGGAATCGTGGGCATCGCCGGAATCGATACCCGCATGTTGACCCGGAAAATCCGCAACCAAGGAACGATGAAGGGGCTTTTGACCACCCGGGAGAAATCCTTGTCCGGGATGCTGGAGAAGCTGGAGCGGACGCCCCTTTTGCGCGATCCCGTGTCCCGGGTGAGCACCCGGAGCGCCTATACTTCACCCGGATTCGGAAAGCGGGTCGTGCTGGTCGATTTGGGGGTCAAATACGGCATCCTCCGGGAGCTGGTTCGCCGCGGCTGCGACGTGGTGGTCGTCCCCCACGACACGCCGTCGGAGGAGATAGACCGTCTCCGGCCCGACGGCGTGCTCCTGTCCAACGGGCCGGGAAACCCCAAGAATCTTCCGCGGACCATCGATACCGTGACGAAACTGTTGGGGCGATACCCCTTGTTCGGCATTTGCCTGGGGCACCAGGTGCTGGCCCTGGCCTGCGGCGCCGACACGGAGAAGATGAAGTTCGGCCACCGGGGCGGCAATCATCCGGTGAAGGACCTGGAGAGCGGCCGAACCGTGATCACCTCGCAGAACCACGGATATGCGGTGAAAAAGGAATCGGTGGCGGGCACCCCTCTTGAAATCACCCACATCGCCCTGAACGACGGAACGGTGGAGGGGCTTAGGCACAGAGAGCTGCCCGTCTTTTCCGTACAGTACCATCCGGAGGCGGCCCCCGGCCCCCGGGATTCCGGCTTCCTGTTCGACCGCTTTCTGGAGCTGATGGACCGCCGCCGTCGGAAGGAGGAGACCGATGCCTAA
- the uraA gene encoding uracil permease has protein sequence MNKSIVMDVRERPRPLQWLALSLQHLFAMFGATILVPVLTGLNPAVALLSSGIGTLTYLIVTRGKIPAYLGSSFAFIVPIITVSQTEGTGAALFGCFLAGLVYGVVALLIYRFGVDWLHHLLPPVVIGSVVIVIGLALAGVAVDMASTEQVTRELPKTVEGFHSLPGTVENVDTEAGTVTLKVYSLKHFSVALATLAIAIIASIFFRGFLNLIPVLIGIVGGYGVAAAAGLVDFTPVKEADWFALPSFDTPILSWKAALVIVPVALVTLAEHIGHLMVTSGIMNRDLAKDPGLHRSLLGDGLATSIAALFGGPPNTTYGENIGVMAITRIFSVYVIGGAALLACSFAFIGKLSALISTIPPAVMGGVSILLFGIIASAGLRMLVDDKVDFSDRRNLVIASVVLVIGVGGAALKFAGIHLEVEGMALATIVGILLNLVLPKSQREQAPAFAQTVGKSG, from the coding sequence ATGAACAAGTCCATCGTGATGGATGTCCGCGAGCGGCCGAGGCCGCTTCAGTGGCTGGCGCTCAGCTTGCAGCACCTTTTTGCGATGTTTGGCGCCACGATTCTGGTTCCCGTCCTGACCGGGCTCAACCCGGCGGTGGCGCTTCTTTCCAGCGGTATCGGCACCCTGACGTACCTGATCGTGACCCGGGGAAAGATTCCCGCCTACCTGGGTTCGTCCTTCGCTTTCATCGTACCGATCATTACCGTGTCCCAGACGGAAGGAACGGGCGCCGCGCTGTTCGGCTGTTTTCTGGCCGGGCTGGTCTACGGCGTGGTCGCGCTCTTGATCTACCGGTTCGGTGTGGATTGGCTCCATCATCTGCTGCCGCCGGTGGTGATCGGATCAGTGGTGATCGTGATCGGTCTCGCCCTGGCCGGGGTGGCCGTCGACATGGCCAGCACGGAGCAGGTGACCCGGGAATTGCCGAAAACCGTGGAAGGGTTCCACTCCCTGCCCGGTACCGTGGAAAACGTGGATACGGAGGCGGGAACGGTCACCCTGAAGGTTTACTCCCTGAAACATTTCTCCGTCGCCTTGGCCACTTTGGCCATCGCCATCATCGCCAGCATCTTTTTCCGGGGCTTTTTGAACCTGATTCCGGTGTTGATCGGAATCGTCGGAGGATACGGGGTGGCGGCTGCGGCCGGATTGGTGGACTTTACGCCGGTGAAGGAAGCGGATTGGTTTGCCCTGCCCTCCTTTGACACCCCGATCCTTTCCTGGAAAGCGGCTTTGGTCATCGTTCCGGTCGCCCTCGTGACCCTGGCGGAACACATCGGCCACCTGATGGTGACCAGCGGCATCATGAATCGGGATCTCGCCAAGGATCCGGGTCTCCACCGCTCCCTCCTCGGCGACGGGCTGGCCACATCCATCGCTGCTCTGTTCGGAGGTCCGCCCAACACCACCTACGGGGAGAACATCGGCGTGATGGCGATCACCCGCATCTTCAGCGTGTACGTGATCGGCGGTGCGGCCCTCCTCGCCTGCAGCTTCGCCTTCATCGGCAAGCTCTCGGCCCTGATTTCCACGATTCCGCCCGCCGTGATGGGAGGCGTGTCCATCCTCCTGTTCGGAATCATCGCCTCGGCGGGGTTGCGCATGCTGGTGGACGACAAGGTGGATTTCAGCGACCGCCGCAATCTGGTGATCGCCTCTGTCGTTCTGGTGATCGGAGTGGGCGGGGCCGCCCTGAAATTTGCGGGGATTCATCTCGAGGTGGAGGGGATGGCCCTGGCGACCATCGTCGGCATTCTGCTCAACCTGGTCCTCCCCAAATCCCAGCGGGAACAGGCTCCGGCGTTTGCGCAGACGGTCGGAAAATCGGGATAA
- a CDS encoding dihydroorotase, which translates to MKALLLKNGRILDPATGDLADADIRVEGGKIAAMGSVLPRSGSEVIDLGGRLVLPGLIDLHVHLREPGFEWKETIATGTRAAARGGFTTVACMPNTRPVADSPEVIRRIRETADREGSVRVLPIGAITRGERGRELTDMAALKEAGAVAVSDDGVGVHDSRVMRDAMRMAASLGLPLVAHCEDDSLAAGGSVHDGDFAARHGLKGIPGEAESVHVARDILLAEATGVHYHVCHISDANSVRLVREAKRRGLKVTAEVTPHHLLLCEEDIPGPDPDYKMNPPLRSRRDRAALIEGLKDGTIDVIATDHAPHTPEEKGVGMDRAPFGIVGLETAFPLLYTHLVLTGELSLGRLADLLTRRPARLFGLPWGGLTVGSDADLTVIDLEEERIIDPEAFLSKGRNTPFAGWRVKGWPVLTLVAGRAVWDGLGLEPR; encoded by the coding sequence ATGAAAGCGCTGCTCCTCAAAAACGGACGCATTCTGGATCCCGCCACGGGAGATCTCGCTGATGCGGACATCCGGGTGGAAGGCGGCAAAATCGCGGCGATGGGCAGCGTCCTCCCCCGATCCGGGAGCGAAGTGATCGATCTCGGGGGTCGACTGGTCCTGCCCGGACTGATCGACCTGCACGTCCACCTTCGGGAGCCCGGATTTGAATGGAAGGAGACGATCGCGACGGGAACCCGGGCGGCGGCCCGCGGCGGTTTTACGACGGTGGCCTGCATGCCCAACACTCGTCCCGTGGCGGACAGTCCGGAGGTGATCCGTCGCATCCGGGAAACGGCCGATCGGGAAGGTTCGGTGCGCGTCCTTCCGATCGGAGCGATCACCCGGGGCGAACGCGGACGGGAGCTGACGGACATGGCCGCCCTGAAGGAAGCGGGCGCCGTCGCCGTTTCCGATGATGGAGTGGGCGTCCACGACAGCCGGGTGATGAGGGACGCGATGCGGATGGCCGCTTCTCTCGGCCTGCCGCTGGTGGCCCATTGCGAAGACGATTCCCTGGCCGCCGGTGGTTCCGTTCACGACGGCGACTTTGCGGCCCGGCACGGACTGAAGGGAATTCCGGGGGAAGCGGAATCGGTCCATGTCGCCCGGGACATCCTCCTCGCGGAAGCCACCGGGGTCCACTATCACGTTTGTCACATCAGCGACGCCAATTCGGTCCGTCTGGTGCGCGAGGCAAAGCGCCGCGGACTGAAGGTGACCGCGGAAGTGACACCCCATCACCTGCTCCTGTGTGAAGAAGATATCCCCGGACCGGATCCCGATTACAAGATGAATCCGCCCCTTCGTTCCCGGCGCGACCGAGCGGCCCTGATCGAAGGGCTGAAGGATGGAACCATCGATGTGATCGCCACCGATCACGCTCCCCACACCCCGGAAGAAAAAGGGGTGGGAATGGATCGGGCGCCCTTCGGCATCGTCGGTCTGGAAACGGCTTTTCCCCTGCTCTACACGCATCTGGTGCTGACCGGTGAGCTTTCCCTGGGGCGGCTGGCGGATCTGTTGACCCGCCGCCCGGCCCGGTTGTTCGGCCTCCCCTGGGGAGGGCTGACCGTGGGGAGTGACGCAGATCTGACGGTGATCGACCTGGAAGAGGAGCGAATAATCGATCCGGAGGCGTTTCTCTCCAAGGGTCGAAACACCCCCTTCGCCGGATGGCGGGTCAAGGGCTGGCCGGTTCTCACCCTGGTGGCGGGCCGGGCAGTCTGGGACGGTCTGGGGTTGGAGCCGAGATGA
- the pyrF gene encoding orotidine-5'-phosphate decarboxylase gives MNCRVVIALDFPTAEEAEALLSRLEAEENPFVKVGMQLFYASGPRWVERLKERGYGVFLDLKLHDIPNTVAGAVDSVARLGVDLLTLHACGGRAMMEAAREARDRSGASALRLLAVTQLTSLDQRVLNEEIGIPGTVEACVRRYARMARESGMDGAVCSGWEAEGIKAIGGPDFLAVVPGIRPSGEATQDQKRVMTPQEAVARGADLLVVGRPITRAADPAAAYRTIVRAVQNAGRDRCGLEC, from the coding sequence ATGAATTGCCGCGTGGTCATCGCCCTGGATTTTCCGACGGCCGAGGAGGCGGAAGCCCTTTTGTCCCGACTGGAGGCGGAGGAAAATCCCTTCGTCAAGGTGGGCATGCAGCTCTTTTACGCCTCCGGCCCCCGCTGGGTGGAGCGGTTGAAGGAGCGGGGATACGGCGTCTTTCTCGATTTGAAGCTGCATGACATTCCCAATACGGTGGCCGGTGCGGTGGATTCCGTCGCCCGGTTGGGGGTGGATCTGTTGACCCTCCACGCTTGCGGAGGGAGGGCGATGATGGAGGCCGCCCGGGAGGCCCGGGATCGGTCCGGGGCCTCGGCCCTTCGGCTGTTGGCGGTCACACAGCTCACCAGTCTTGATCAGCGGGTGCTGAACGAAGAGATCGGCATTCCGGGAACGGTGGAGGCGTGCGTGCGCCGCTATGCCCGAATGGCCCGGGAATCCGGGATGGACGGAGCGGTCTGCTCCGGCTGGGAAGCGGAAGGGATCAAAGCGATAGGCGGTCCCGACTTTTTGGCGGTGGTTCCCGGCATTCGGCCGAGTGGGGAGGCGACGCAGGATCAGAAACGGGTCATGACGCCGCAGGAGGCCGTGGCCCGGGGAGCCGACCTGCTCGTCGTCGGCCGGCCGATCACACGGGCCGCCGACCCGGCGGCGGCCTACCGGACGATTGTTAGAGCCGTACAAAACGCGGGGAGGGATCGATGTGGACTGGAATGTTGA
- a CDS encoding RluA family pseudouridine synthase, producing MTEGEEWRNWVVDEGGNGQRIDKWLVSLDGVTWSRMMVQAWIRAGRVRVNGREVKVNYRLKEGETVALSVPPVEEIHIEPEAIPLDIRYEDQDVIVVNKPRGMVVHPAPGNPRGTLVNALLAHCKDLSGIGGVIRPGIVHRIDKDTSGLIMAAKNDEAHQALAAQLKAHRVERVYTAVVHHEIPHDRGTVDAPIGRDPHHRQRMAVVHRTGKRAVTHFVVRERFRDATLIECRLETGRTHQIRVHMQYIGHPLIGDLVYGPKKCRYPIRGQALHARVLGFEHPRTGERIRLEAELPQDMERLLAQLRAESL from the coding sequence TTGACGGAAGGGGAAGAATGGCGAAATTGGGTAGTGGATGAAGGGGGAAACGGTCAGCGGATCGACAAATGGTTGGTTTCCCTCGACGGAGTGACCTGGTCCCGGATGATGGTCCAGGCTTGGATCCGCGCCGGTCGCGTCCGGGTGAACGGACGTGAGGTCAAGGTCAACTACCGGTTGAAGGAAGGGGAGACGGTGGCTCTATCCGTTCCCCCGGTGGAAGAGATACATATTGAACCGGAAGCGATTCCCCTGGACATCCGCTACGAAGATCAGGATGTCATCGTGGTCAACAAGCCGCGGGGCATGGTGGTCCATCCCGCACCGGGCAACCCCCGCGGGACGCTGGTGAATGCCCTGCTGGCCCACTGCAAGGACTTGTCCGGCATTGGCGGGGTGATCCGCCCGGGGATCGTGCATCGGATCGACAAAGACACCTCCGGTCTGATCATGGCCGCGAAAAACGACGAGGCGCACCAGGCGCTCGCCGCCCAATTGAAGGCGCATCGGGTGGAGCGGGTATACACTGCCGTGGTTCACCACGAAATTCCGCACGATCGGGGAACGGTGGACGCGCCGATCGGACGGGACCCCCACCATCGGCAACGCATGGCAGTGGTGCACCGGACGGGGAAGCGGGCAGTGACCCACTTTGTGGTCCGGGAACGATTCCGGGATGCCACCCTGATCGAATGCCGCCTCGAGACCGGGCGAACCCACCAGATTCGAGTGCACATGCAATATATCGGCCATCCGCTCATCGGGGATCTCGTCTACGGTCCGAAAAAGTGCCGCTATCCGATTCGGGGACAGGCCCTTCACGCCCGGGTCCTCGGCTTTGAACACCCCCGGACGGGCGAGCGGATTCGTCTGGAAGCGGAACTGCCCCAGGACATGGAGCGGCTTTTGGCCCAACTGCGGGCCGAGTCCCTGTAA